One stretch of Nocardioides perillae DNA includes these proteins:
- a CDS encoding AtpZ/AtpI family protein, protein MAQPGPSSPRAPHESSDGHQGDPWHAFGYLVAGVLVYGLVGWGLDRWLGTSFLVVVGILLGAVLGLYMTWARFNRPPADET, encoded by the coding sequence ATGGCTCAGCCAGGACCCTCCTCCCCACGAGCGCCGCACGAGAGCTCCGACGGTCACCAGGGCGATCCCTGGCACGCCTTCGGCTACCTCGTGGCCGGTGTGCTGGTGTACGGGCTGGTCGGCTGGGGGCTGGACCGGTGGCTCGGGACCTCGTTCCTGGTGGTCGTCGGGATCCTGCTCGGTGCGGTCCTGGGCCTCTACATGACCTGGGCCCGGTTCAACCGGCCGCCCGCAGACGAGACGTAG
- the atpB gene encoding F0F1 ATP synthase subunit A, protein MSLIATTVVRAAEGEGFTAPGPSSFEYPPIGGSTSVDVLGLSIDLAVTKPMLQLVLAAVLVFGFFYAAARKGAMVPGKLQYVGEEAYGFVRNSIARDIIGSHDFARFVPYLFALFFFILFNNFMGSIPGINFPTFSRSGMVYGLAALSWVIYNAVGIKKHGFVGYFKLQSVPSGVKGPILALLIPLEFLSNIVVRPVTLALRLFANMLAGHLLIILFAVGGEYLLLEMSAAYAPVGILAWIMFIAISFLELLVQFLQAYVFVLLNAMYIQGALADEH, encoded by the coding sequence GTGAGCCTGATCGCCACGACCGTGGTCCGTGCCGCCGAGGGCGAGGGTTTCACCGCGCCGGGGCCGAGCAGCTTCGAGTACCCCCCGATCGGTGGCTCCACCTCGGTGGACGTCCTCGGCCTCAGCATCGACCTCGCGGTCACCAAGCCGATGCTGCAGCTGGTGCTGGCCGCCGTGCTCGTCTTCGGCTTCTTCTACGCCGCGGCCCGCAAGGGCGCGATGGTGCCGGGCAAGCTGCAGTACGTCGGCGAGGAGGCCTACGGCTTCGTCCGCAACTCGATCGCGCGCGACATCATCGGCAGCCACGACTTCGCGCGGTTCGTGCCCTACCTCTTCGCGCTCTTCTTCTTCATCCTCTTCAACAACTTCATGGGCTCGATCCCGGGCATCAACTTCCCGACGTTCTCGCGCTCGGGCATGGTCTACGGCCTGGCCGCCCTGAGCTGGGTCATCTACAACGCGGTCGGCATCAAGAAGCACGGCTTCGTCGGCTACTTCAAGCTGCAGTCGGTGCCCTCCGGCGTGAAGGGCCCCATCCTCGCGCTGCTGATCCCGCTGGAGTTCCTCTCCAACATCGTCGTCCGCCCGGTCACCCTGGCGCTGCGACTCTTCGCGAACATGCTCGCGGGCCACCTGCTGATCATCCTGTTCGCGGTCGGCGGCGAGTACCTCCTGCTCGAGATGTCCGCGGCCTACGCGCCGGTCGGCATCCTCGCCTGGATCATGTTCATCGCGATCTCCTTCCTGGAGCTGCTGGTGCAGTTCCTGCAGGCCTACGTCTTCGTCCTCCTCAACGCCATGTACATCCAGGGCGCGCTGGCGGACGAGCACTGA
- the atpE gene encoding ATP synthase F0 subunit C → MNMIGYGLAAIGPGVGIGLIFAAYINGVARQPEAQGRLQSIAILGFALAEALAIIGIALAFVL, encoded by the coding sequence ATGAACATGATCGGCTACGGCCTGGCCGCCATCGGCCCCGGCGTCGGCATCGGTCTGATCTTCGCCGCCTACATCAACGGTGTGGCCCGGCAGCCGGAGGCCCAGGGCCGCCTGCAGTCGATCGCCATCCTGGGCTTCGCCCTCGCCGAGGCACTCGCCATCATCGGCATCGCGCTCGCGTTCGTGCTCTGA
- a CDS encoding F0F1 ATP synthase subunit B yields MQTKNVLAAEELNPLVPATIEIILSLVVFAILFYLVKKYVVPKFEATYAERTQAIEGGLAAAETKQAEADAKLAELEKQLADARHEAARIREEAREQGAAIVAEMREQAQAESSRIVEHGKTQIEAERQQAITSLRAEVGSLATGLAGRIVGESLDDEARQSRVVERFLAELESDQSAAGGAR; encoded by the coding sequence ATGCAGACGAAGAACGTGCTGGCGGCGGAGGAGCTGAACCCGCTCGTCCCGGCCACGATCGAGATCATCCTCTCGCTCGTCGTCTTCGCCATCCTGTTCTACCTGGTGAAGAAGTACGTCGTCCCGAAGTTCGAGGCGACGTACGCCGAGCGCACGCAGGCGATCGAGGGCGGCCTCGCCGCGGCCGAGACCAAGCAGGCCGAGGCCGACGCCAAGCTCGCCGAGCTCGAGAAGCAGCTCGCCGACGCCCGGCACGAGGCGGCACGCATCCGCGAGGAGGCCCGCGAGCAGGGGGCCGCGATCGTCGCGGAGATGCGCGAGCAGGCGCAGGCCGAGTCCTCGCGCATCGTCGAGCACGGCAAGACGCAGATCGAGGCCGAGCGCCAGCAGGCGATCACCTCCCTGCGTGCCGAGGTCGGCTCGCTCGCGACCGGCCTGGCCGGTCGCATCGTCGGGGAGAGCCTGGACGACGAGGCTCGCCAGAGCCGCGTGGTCGAGCGCTTCCTCGCCGAGCTCGAGAGCGACCAGTCCGCCGCGGGCGGAGCGCGCTGA
- a CDS encoding F0F1 ATP synthase subunit delta, which yields MAFRGASAEAVATLTDALSARVDGGADAARVGGDLFSVAGVLRTEPGLRRVATDASLAAEAKSGLVRQLFAGKVDDAALDLVASAVERRWTTTRDLADAVEHLGVIAVVRSEADAGRLADELFAVAQTVKGEPQLRDALSDPSRSAADKRGLVRTLLEGKALPATVALVEQSLAGTYRTVGVALAAYSQVAAQVHGQGVATVRVARPLSDTDRQRLTDALSRQHGREVHLNVVVEPGLIGGIRVEIGDDVIDGTVRNRLDEATRALAG from the coding sequence ATGGCCTTCCGCGGAGCCTCGGCCGAGGCCGTCGCCACCCTGACCGACGCGCTGTCGGCCCGGGTGGACGGCGGGGCCGACGCCGCTCGGGTCGGCGGTGACCTCTTCTCGGTCGCCGGCGTCCTGCGCACCGAGCCGGGCCTGCGCCGGGTCGCGACCGACGCGTCGCTCGCCGCGGAGGCCAAGTCGGGGCTGGTCCGCCAGCTCTTCGCCGGCAAGGTCGACGACGCCGCGCTCGACCTGGTCGCCTCGGCCGTCGAGCGGCGCTGGACGACGACCCGCGACCTCGCGGACGCCGTCGAGCACCTGGGCGTCATCGCGGTCGTCCGCTCCGAGGCTGACGCCGGCCGCCTGGCCGACGAGCTCTTCGCCGTGGCCCAGACGGTCAAGGGGGAGCCGCAGCTGCGCGACGCCCTCTCCGACCCGTCGCGGTCCGCTGCGGACAAGCGCGGACTCGTCCGCACGCTCCTCGAGGGCAAGGCGCTCCCCGCGACCGTCGCCCTGGTCGAGCAGTCCCTGGCCGGCACCTACCGCACCGTCGGTGTGGCGCTGGCCGCGTACTCCCAGGTCGCCGCCCAGGTGCACGGGCAGGGGGTGGCCACCGTCCGCGTGGCCCGCCCGCTCTCCGACACCGACCGGCAGCGTCTGACCGACGCCCTGTCCCGCCAGCACGGCCGCGAGGTCCACCTCAACGTCGTGGTCGAGCCCGGGCTCATCGGCGGCATCCGCGTCGAGATCGGCGACGACGTGATCGACGGGACGGTGCGCAACCGCCTCGACGAGGCCACGCGCGCGCTGGCCGGCTGA
- the atpA gene encoding F0F1 ATP synthase subunit alpha — protein sequence MTELSIRPDEIRDALQRFVSDYQPETASREEVGTVAEAGDGIARVSGLPSVMANELLEFEDGTLGLALNLDTREIGVVILGDFAGIEEGQTVRRTGEILSVPVGDGYLGRVVDPLGTPIDGLGEVETVGRRALELQAPTVVQRKSVHEPLATGIKAIDAMTPIGRGQRQLIIGDRATGKSTIAIDTIINQKQNWESGDPTKQVRCIYVAIGQKGSTIASVRGALEEAGALEYTTIVASPASDSAGFKYLAPYTGSAIGQHWMYEGKHVLIVFDDLTKQAEAYRAVSLLLRRPPGREAYPGDVFYLHSRLLERCAKLSDELGAGSMTGLPIIETKANDVSAFIPTNVISITDGQIFLQSDLFASNQRPAIDVGVSVSRVGGAAMTKAMKAVTGSLKVDLAQFRAMEAFAMFASDLDAASRQQLERGQRLMALLKQPQYSPYPIDEMTVSLWTGTTGRLDKVPTDDVLRFEQEFLDYLRRSHDGVLASIRESLKFDDDTAAALASAYDSFLDQFQTSEGHSLKAGREDHEALADEDVEQEQIVKQKRG from the coding sequence ATGACGGAGCTCTCTATCCGTCCGGACGAGATCCGGGACGCGCTCCAGCGCTTCGTGTCGGACTACCAGCCCGAGACCGCGAGCCGCGAGGAGGTCGGCACCGTGGCCGAGGCCGGCGACGGCATCGCCCGCGTCAGCGGCCTGCCCTCGGTCATGGCCAACGAGCTCCTCGAGTTCGAGGACGGCACGCTCGGCCTGGCGCTGAACCTCGACACCCGCGAGATCGGCGTCGTCATCCTCGGCGACTTCGCCGGCATCGAGGAGGGCCAGACGGTCCGCCGCACCGGCGAGATCCTCTCCGTGCCCGTGGGCGACGGCTACCTCGGTCGCGTGGTCGACCCGCTCGGCACCCCGATCGACGGCCTCGGCGAGGTCGAGACCGTCGGCCGCCGCGCGCTCGAGCTGCAGGCGCCCACCGTGGTGCAGCGCAAGTCGGTGCACGAGCCCCTCGCCACCGGCATCAAGGCCATCGACGCGATGACCCCGATCGGCCGCGGCCAGCGCCAGCTCATCATCGGCGACCGCGCGACCGGCAAGTCGACGATCGCGATCGACACGATCATCAACCAGAAGCAGAACTGGGAGTCGGGCGACCCGACCAAGCAGGTCCGCTGCATCTACGTCGCCATCGGCCAGAAGGGCTCCACCATCGCCTCGGTGCGCGGTGCCCTCGAGGAGGCCGGCGCGCTCGAGTACACGACGATCGTGGCCTCGCCCGCGTCCGACTCGGCCGGCTTCAAGTACCTCGCGCCCTACACCGGCTCGGCCATCGGCCAGCACTGGATGTACGAGGGCAAGCACGTCCTCATCGTCTTCGACGACCTGACCAAGCAGGCCGAGGCCTACCGCGCCGTGTCGCTGCTGCTGCGCCGCCCGCCGGGCCGCGAGGCCTACCCGGGCGACGTGTTCTACCTGCACTCCCGGCTGCTCGAGCGCTGCGCGAAGCTCTCCGACGAGCTCGGCGCCGGATCGATGACCGGTCTGCCGATCATCGAGACCAAGGCCAACGACGTCTCGGCGTTCATCCCGACCAACGTCATCTCGATCACCGACGGCCAGATCTTCCTGCAGTCCGACCTCTTCGCCTCGAACCAGCGCCCGGCCATCGACGTCGGCGTCTCGGTCTCGCGCGTGGGCGGTGCGGCGATGACCAAGGCGATGAAGGCCGTCACCGGCTCGCTCAAGGTCGACCTGGCGCAGTTCCGCGCGATGGAGGCGTTCGCGATGTTCGCCTCCGACCTCGACGCGGCCTCGCGCCAGCAGCTCGAGCGCGGCCAGCGCCTGATGGCCCTGCTCAAGCAGCCGCAGTACTCGCCGTACCCGATCGACGAGATGACGGTGTCGCTGTGGACCGGCACCACCGGCCGCCTCGACAAGGTCCCGACCGACGACGTGCTGCGCTTCGAGCAGGAGTTCCTCGACTACCTGCGCCGCTCGCACGACGGCGTGCTCGCCTCGATCCGCGAGTCGCTGAAGTTCGACGACGACACCGCCGCCGCGCTGGCCTCGGCCTACGACTCCTTCCTCGACCAGTTCCAGACCTCCGAGGGCCACTCCCTCAAGGCGGGACGCGAGGACCACGAGGCGCTGGCCGACGAGGACGTCGAGCAGGAGCAGATCGTCAAGCAGAAGCGGGGCTGA
- a CDS encoding F0F1 ATP synthase subunit gamma → MAVSLREYRARIRSTESMKKITRAMELIAASRIIKAQQRAQAAAPYARELTRAVSAVATFSNVDHALTTEPTDPRRAALLIVTSDRGLAGAYSASVLKEAERLTEKLREEGKEVDVYVSGRKGEAYFKFRQRPVVRAWTGHSDQPTYDVAAEIGATLIQAFLAETGEAAGDDEAVRGVDEVHVVYTRFRSMLVQEPTAVRLLPLEVVEGTEAPGEAELLPLYEFEPSPADVLDSLLPRYVQSRIFFALLQAAASELAARQKAMKSATDNADELIKKYTRIANQARQAGITQEISEIVGGVNALADAQAGSE, encoded by the coding sequence ATGGCCGTATCGCTGCGTGAGTACCGCGCGCGGATCCGATCGACCGAGTCGATGAAGAAGATCACGCGCGCCATGGAGCTCATCGCTGCGTCCCGCATCATCAAGGCGCAGCAGCGGGCGCAGGCGGCCGCGCCGTACGCCCGCGAGCTGACCCGTGCGGTCTCGGCCGTGGCGACGTTCTCCAACGTCGACCACGCGCTGACCACCGAGCCCACCGACCCCCGCCGGGCGGCGCTGCTGATCGTGACGAGCGACCGCGGCCTCGCCGGTGCCTACAGCGCCAGCGTGCTGAAGGAGGCGGAGCGGCTCACCGAGAAGCTCCGCGAGGAGGGCAAGGAGGTCGACGTCTACGTCAGCGGCCGCAAGGGCGAGGCGTACTTCAAGTTCCGCCAGCGCCCGGTCGTGCGGGCGTGGACCGGTCACTCCGACCAGCCCACCTACGACGTCGCGGCCGAGATCGGGGCCACCCTGATCCAGGCGTTCCTCGCCGAGACCGGCGAGGCCGCCGGCGACGACGAGGCCGTGCGGGGCGTCGACGAGGTCCACGTGGTCTACACGCGGTTCCGCTCGATGCTGGTGCAGGAGCCGACCGCCGTACGCCTGCTGCCGCTCGAGGTCGTCGAGGGCACCGAGGCGCCCGGCGAGGCCGAGCTGCTCCCGCTCTACGAGTTCGAGCCGTCGCCCGCCGACGTGCTCGACTCCCTGCTCCCGCGCTACGTCCAGAGCCGCATCTTCTTCGCCCTGCTGCAGGCCGCCGCCTCCGAGCTCGCGGCCCGCCAGAAGGCGATGAAGTCGGCCACGGACAACGCCGACGAGCTCATCAAGAAGTACACACGGATCGCCAACCAGGCCCGCCAGGCCGGCATCACCCAAGAAATCAGCGAGATCGTCGGTGGCGTCAACGCCCTTGCCGACGCACAAGCCGGGAGTGAGTGA
- the atpD gene encoding F0F1 ATP synthase subunit beta encodes MTATVAEGTETKGGGVGRIARVIGPVVDIEFPTDAMPDIYNALKVEITLGGETNTITLEVAQHIGDGMVRAISMRPTDGLVRGATVTDTGEPITVPVGDVTLGKVFNTTGECLNLEEGERLEVNERWGIHRKAPAFDQLEAKTQMFETGIKVIDLLTPYVQGGKIGLFGGAGVGKTVLIQEMIARVAKDHGGVSVFAGVGERTREGNDLIAEMEEAGVLGQTALVFGQMDEPPGTRLRVALSALTMAEYFRDVQQQDVLLFIDNIFRFTQAGSEVSTLLGRMPSAVGYQPNLADEMGQLQERITSTRGHSITSLQAIYVPADDYTDPAPATTFAHLDATTELSREIASLGIYPAVDPLTSTSRILDPQYIGQAHYDCAIRVKQILQRNKELQDIIAILGVDELSEEDKVIVTRARRIQRFLSQNTYVAKQFTGIEGSTVPVADTIEAFNKIADGEYDHVAEQAFFMCGGLDDVEAKWAEIQKNL; translated from the coding sequence ATGACTGCCACTGTTGCTGAGGGCACCGAGACCAAGGGCGGCGGCGTCGGCCGGATCGCCCGCGTCATCGGCCCGGTCGTGGACATCGAGTTCCCGACCGACGCCATGCCCGACATCTACAACGCGCTCAAGGTCGAGATCACCCTCGGCGGCGAGACCAACACGATCACGCTCGAGGTCGCCCAGCACATCGGCGACGGCATGGTGCGCGCCATCTCGATGCGCCCCACCGACGGCCTGGTGCGCGGCGCCACCGTCACCGACACCGGCGAGCCGATCACGGTCCCCGTCGGCGACGTGACGCTCGGCAAGGTGTTCAACACCACCGGCGAGTGCCTCAACCTCGAGGAGGGCGAGCGCCTGGAGGTCAACGAGCGCTGGGGCATCCACCGCAAGGCGCCGGCCTTCGACCAGCTCGAGGCCAAGACCCAGATGTTCGAGACCGGCATCAAGGTCATCGACCTGCTCACCCCCTACGTGCAGGGCGGCAAGATCGGCCTCTTCGGCGGTGCGGGCGTCGGCAAGACCGTGCTGATCCAGGAGATGATCGCGCGCGTCGCCAAGGACCACGGTGGTGTGTCGGTCTTCGCCGGCGTGGGTGAGCGCACCCGCGAGGGCAACGACCTCATCGCGGAGATGGAGGAGGCGGGCGTCCTCGGCCAGACCGCGCTCGTCTTCGGCCAGATGGACGAGCCGCCGGGCACCCGCCTGCGCGTCGCGCTGTCGGCCCTGACGATGGCGGAGTACTTCCGCGACGTGCAGCAGCAGGACGTGCTGCTGTTCATCGACAACATCTTCCGCTTCACCCAGGCCGGGTCCGAGGTCTCGACCCTGCTCGGCCGCATGCCCTCCGCGGTGGGCTACCAGCCCAACCTCGCCGACGAGATGGGTCAGCTCCAGGAGCGGATCACCTCGACGCGCGGTCACTCGATCACCTCGCTGCAGGCGATCTACGTGCCCGCCGACGACTACACCGACCCCGCGCCGGCCACGACCTTCGCGCACCTCGACGCCACCACCGAGCTCTCGCGCGAGATCGCCTCGCTCGGCATCTACCCGGCCGTCGACCCGCTGACGTCCACCTCGCGCATCCTGGACCCGCAGTACATCGGCCAGGCGCACTACGACTGCGCGATCCGCGTGAAGCAGATCCTGCAGCGCAACAAGGAGCTCCAGGACATCATCGCGATCCTCGGTGTCGACGAGCTCTCCGAGGAGGACAAGGTCATCGTGACGCGGGCGCGCCGCATCCAGCGGTTCCTCTCGCAGAACACCTACGTCGCCAAGCAGTTCACCGGCATCGAGGGCTCCACGGTGCCCGTGGCCGACACCATCGAGGCGTTCAACAAGATCGCCGACGGTGAGTACGACCACGTGGCCGAGCAGGCGTTCTTCATGTGCGGCGGTCTCGACGACGTCGAGGCCAAGTGGGCGGAGATCCAGAAGAACCTGTGA
- a CDS encoding F0F1 ATP synthase subunit epsilon: MTDALQVELVSADRLVWSGEATQVIARTTEGDVGILPGHAPLLSLLVDGVVDVQTAEGETWVAAVSSGFLSVAAGRVSVLAEYAEMSHDIDLEKARHDLERAQAAGEDDEAAIQAVRLAEARIRAVEKAS, translated from the coding sequence GTGACCGACGCGCTGCAGGTCGAGCTGGTCTCCGCGGACCGCCTCGTGTGGTCGGGCGAGGCCACGCAGGTCATCGCCCGCACCACCGAGGGCGACGTGGGCATCCTGCCCGGCCACGCCCCGCTGCTCTCGCTGCTCGTCGACGGCGTCGTCGACGTGCAGACCGCCGAGGGGGAGACCTGGGTGGCCGCGGTCAGCTCGGGCTTCCTCTCCGTGGCGGCCGGGCGGGTCTCCGTGCTCGCCGAGTACGCCGAGATGTCGCACGACATCGACCTCGAGAAGGCGCGCCACGACCTCGAGCGAGCGCAGGCGGCCGGCGAGGACGACGAAGCCGCGATCCAGGCGGTCCGCCTGGCCGAGGCCCGGATCCGGGCGGTCGAGAAGGCCTCCTGA
- a CDS encoding DUF2550 domain-containing protein, translating to MPWWQWLLDVAGLLLLLLVLYGVALVVRRRYLSRHGGTFELSHRVRADRHGRGWVLGLGRYSGEELEWFRIFSLSPRPRRVWRRRELRYTDRREARGVEQMSLYAEHVVVRCATPHGEVEMAMSPSSLMGFQSWLESGPPGASWESGPVR from the coding sequence ATGCCGTGGTGGCAGTGGCTGCTCGACGTCGCGGGCCTCCTGCTGCTGCTGCTCGTCCTCTACGGTGTCGCGCTGGTCGTGCGCCGGCGCTACCTCTCGCGCCACGGCGGCACCTTCGAGCTCAGCCACCGCGTGCGTGCCGACCGCCACGGTCGCGGCTGGGTGCTCGGGCTGGGGCGCTACTCCGGCGAGGAGCTCGAGTGGTTCCGCATCTTCTCGCTCTCGCCGCGACCGCGCCGGGTCTGGCGCCGCCGCGAGCTGCGCTACACCGACCGCCGCGAGGCGCGGGGCGTGGAGCAGATGAGCCTCTACGCCGAGCACGTCGTCGTGCGCTGCGCGACGCCGCACGGCGAGGTCGAGATGGCGATGAGCCCCTCCTCGCTCATGGGCTTCCAGTCGTGGCTGGAGTCCGGACCGCCCGGGGCGAGCTGGGAGTCCGGCCCCGTCCGCTGA
- a CDS encoding cob(I)yrinic acid a,c-diamide adenosyltransferase: MVNLTRIYTRTGDAGETRLGDMSLTSKTDTRLAAYADVDETNAHVGVALATGGLDDAVVTLLTRVQNDLFDVGADFATPVVPDPEFPPLRVLPDYVERLEAWCDEYNEHLTPLRSFILNGGTPAAAQLHVARTVCRRAERSAWAAWAEHEATMNKVAITYLNRLSDLLFILARHANLERGDVLWVPGGERG, encoded by the coding sequence ATGGTCAACCTCACCCGGATCTACACCCGCACCGGCGACGCCGGCGAGACCAGGCTCGGCGACATGAGCCTGACGTCGAAGACCGACACCCGCCTCGCGGCGTACGCCGACGTGGACGAGACCAACGCGCACGTCGGCGTGGCGCTGGCCACCGGCGGGCTCGACGACGCGGTCGTCACCCTCCTGACGCGGGTGCAGAACGACCTCTTCGACGTGGGCGCCGACTTCGCGACGCCGGTGGTGCCCGACCCGGAGTTCCCGCCGCTGCGGGTCCTCCCCGACTACGTCGAGCGGCTCGAGGCGTGGTGCGACGAGTACAACGAGCACCTCACTCCACTGCGCTCCTTCATCCTCAACGGAGGCACCCCGGCCGCGGCGCAGCTGCACGTCGCCCGCACCGTCTGCCGGCGCGCCGAGCGCTCGGCCTGGGCCGCCTGGGCGGAGCACGAGGCCACGATGAACAAGGTCGCGATCACCTACCTCAACCGGCTCTCCGACCTGCTCTTCATCCTCGCCCGCCACGCCAACCTCGAGCGCGGCGACGTGCTGTGGGTGCCCGGTGGCGAGCGTGGCTGA
- a CDS encoding STAS domain-containing protein translates to MTTSVHTLSDVGATGDADGATIRLVGSFDARCTAEVRDALHALLAEHRTVVVDLAEVHGVDLTALRVLAAASHQAQREGHHVVLRGCGPAVRRLLHLSHLIRAVEVERVAVPA, encoded by the coding sequence ATGACCACGAGCGTCCACACCCTCTCCGACGTCGGCGCGACCGGCGACGCCGACGGCGCCACGATCCGGCTGGTCGGGTCCTTCGACGCCCGCTGCACCGCCGAGGTGCGCGACGCGCTCCACGCCCTGCTGGCCGAGCACCGCACCGTGGTGGTCGACCTCGCCGAGGTGCACGGGGTCGACCTCACCGCGCTGCGGGTGCTGGCCGCGGCGAGCCACCAGGCGCAGCGCGAGGGCCACCACGTCGTCCTGCGCGGCTGCGGTCCCGCGGTGCGCCGCCTGCTGCACCTCAGCCACCTGATCCGGGCCGTGGAGGTCGAGCGCGTGGCGGTCCCGGCCTGA
- a CDS encoding protein meaA gives MSSEKREKDRPWVMRTYAGHSTAKASNALYRGNLAKGQTGLSVAFDLPTQTGYDPDDALARGEVGKVGVPVPHLGEMRALFDDIPLTGMNTSMTINATAMWLLAMYQVVAEEQNPDLSPEEVAAQLAGTTQNDIIKEYLSRGTYVFPPEHSLRLISDMIAYTVHQIPKWNPINICSYHLQEAGATPTQELAYALCTAIAVLDQVKAAGQVSDEDFPRVVGRISFFVNAGVRFVEETCKMRAFTQLWDEITRERYGVEDPKMRRFRYGVQVNSLGLTEAQPENNVQRIVLEMLGVTLSKDARARAVQLPAWNEALGLPRPWDQQWSLRLQQVLAYESDLLEYDDIFAGSHVVEAKVAELVAGAREEIDRVQAMGGAIAAVESGYMKQALVSAHAARRARIESGEEKIVGVNCFETTEPSPLTADLDTAIQVADPEAERAARRSVEEWKAQRDETEVTAALERLAADAKSGVNLMEATLAAARAGATTGEWAGTLREVFGEFRAPTGVSGAVGVAEAGADLTTVRERVRATGEELGGRLRLLVGKPGLDGHSNGAEQVAVRARDAGFEVVYQGIRLTPEQIVAAAVAEDVHCVGLSILSGSHMELVPTVLEGLRDAGLGDVPVIVGGIIPTSDARRLEEQGVAAVYTPKDFGLTEIMGGIVEVIRRAHGLD, from the coding sequence ATGAGCAGCGAGAAGCGCGAGAAGGACCGTCCCTGGGTCATGCGGACCTACGCCGGCCACTCGACGGCGAAGGCGTCCAACGCGCTCTACCGCGGCAACCTCGCCAAGGGCCAGACCGGTCTCTCGGTCGCCTTCGACCTGCCGACGCAGACGGGCTACGACCCCGACGACGCGCTCGCGCGCGGCGAGGTCGGCAAGGTCGGCGTGCCGGTGCCGCACCTCGGCGAGATGCGCGCGCTCTTCGACGACATCCCGCTCACCGGGATGAACACCTCGATGACCATCAACGCCACGGCGATGTGGCTGCTCGCGATGTACCAGGTGGTGGCCGAGGAGCAGAACCCCGACCTCTCGCCCGAGGAGGTCGCCGCGCAGCTCGCCGGCACCACGCAGAACGACATCATCAAGGAGTACCTCTCGCGGGGGACCTACGTCTTCCCGCCCGAGCACTCGCTGCGCCTGATCAGCGACATGATCGCCTACACGGTCCACCAGATCCCGAAGTGGAACCCGATCAACATCTGCAGCTACCACCTGCAGGAGGCCGGGGCCACGCCGACGCAGGAGCTCGCCTACGCGCTGTGCACCGCGATCGCCGTGCTCGACCAGGTCAAGGCCGCCGGGCAGGTCTCCGACGAGGACTTCCCCCGGGTCGTCGGCCGCATCTCCTTCTTCGTCAACGCGGGGGTCCGCTTCGTCGAGGAGACCTGCAAGATGCGGGCCTTCACCCAGCTGTGGGACGAGATCACCCGCGAGCGCTACGGCGTCGAGGACCCCAAGATGCGCCGCTTCCGCTACGGCGTGCAGGTCAACTCGCTCGGCCTGACCGAGGCGCAGCCCGAGAACAACGTGCAGCGCATCGTGCTGGAGATGCTGGGCGTCACGCTCAGCAAGGACGCCCGCGCCCGCGCCGTGCAGCTGCCGGCGTGGAACGAGGCGCTCGGCCTGCCGCGGCCCTGGGACCAGCAGTGGTCGCTGCGGCTGCAGCAGGTGCTGGCCTACGAGTCCGACCTCCTGGAGTACGACGACATCTTCGCCGGCTCGCACGTCGTCGAGGCGAAGGTGGCCGAGCTCGTCGCCGGTGCCCGGGAGGAGATCGACCGGGTGCAGGCCATGGGCGGCGCCATCGCGGCCGTCGAGTCCGGCTACATGAAGCAGGCGCTCGTGAGCGCCCACGCGGCCCGTCGGGCGCGCATCGAGTCCGGCGAGGAGAAGATCGTCGGCGTCAACTGCTTCGAGACCACCGAGCCCTCGCCGCTGACCGCCGACCTCGACACCGCGATCCAGGTCGCCGACCCCGAGGCCGAGCGGGCCGCCCGGCGCAGCGTGGAGGAGTGGAAGGCGCAGCGCGACGAGACCGAGGTGACCGCCGCGCTCGAGCGGCTCGCCGCCGACGCGAAGAGCGGCGTCAACCTCATGGAGGCCACGCTCGCCGCCGCCCGGGCCGGTGCGACGACCGGCGAGTGGGCCGGCACGCTGCGCGAGGTCTTCGGCGAGTTCCGTGCCCCCACCGGCGTCAGCGGCGCCGTCGGCGTCGCCGAGGCGGGCGCCGACCTCACCACGGTCCGCGAGCGGGTCAGGGCCACGGGCGAGGAGCTCGGCGGTCGGCTGCGCCTGCTCGTCGGCAAGCCCGGTCTCGACGGGCACTCCAACGGCGCCGAGCAGGTCGCCGTGCGTGCCCGCGACGCCGGCTTCGAGGTGGTCTACCAGGGCATCCGGCTGACCCCGGAGCAGATCGTCGCGGCCGCGGTCGCCGAGGACGTCCACTGCGTCGGCCTGTCGATCCTCTCGGGCTCCCACATGGAGCTGGTCCCGACCGTCCTCGAGGGGCTGCGCGACGCCGGGCTCGGCGACGTGCCCGTCATCGTCGGCGGCATCATCCCGACCTCGGACGCCCGGCGCCTCGAGGAGCAGGGCGTGGCGGCGGTCTACACCCCGAAGGACTTCGGGCTGACCGAGATCATGGGCGGCATCGTCGAGGTCATCCGCCGGGCCCACGGCCTCGACTGA